Genomic segment of Perca flavescens isolate YP-PL-M2 chromosome 7, PFLA_1.0, whole genome shotgun sequence:
AGTTGAGCAATTGAGCAGAAAGCATTGTTTTGTCCCCATTTAACCAGGTAGACACGATAAAGCTTAAAACTcttataaaaattaaataaccGCTTTATTTACAATGTTCCAGTGTGTAGCAAGCATTACAACAGTtccatgtgtgtatatatattatacacacgTATAAAGAGTGCAGGTAATTGATCTAATCGGAAGACCCCGGAATTAGGTGCATTTGTGATACAATGTGGTACGATATACCTAATTTTTAATTATGTGTGTATCAGTGATGCAGTGTGCATTTGTTTACTTTTATAGTGAAAAGTTGTGTTGCACCTGTCAAACATACAGGTTATTTCAGTTATtcaaaattgttttaaaaatgtgttatgCTTAGGTTTGTAGTTTAGATTCTTACATCAAAAGTAGTTTAATATGGACAATTTGAAAAAACATTAACGAATTTTCTATTTGTACACTTCCAAAATAATCTGTTTAAAGTTGTCAACTCTTTTGATTAGCAATAGTTTAGATGTGGCCAGTAAATGGCagtgtttacatacagtaggtCACTACCTAATTTTACCACTAGATGGTGGTATGCCATCAATGTTCTCAGAAAAAGCAGCATGATGACCCTTTAGCTTTTCCACCAAGTTATATAAGCACAGATTGTAACTATTGTGGTCATGTGAAGGTAAGAAAAAGCTTAAATCTGTTCAAGATAAACAGTTATAACTCGCAGGGAGTTTATACGTGGCACGTGATCTGTGCAGATCGGACTTGCCGTACAGCTCTTTGATGAAATGTAGCTAAAATGTAGTCAGTTTCTAATCAAGGAAATACATGGCGTTATATCTAAAGTTTCCCCAAATGGTAACTCTATATTTATTGTGTATGTAGCTCTAAACATTAGTCATAGAAAGTTTGGCACAATGTCACCGCTTTGTCCTTAAAATACTCCATGAGATATCAGCCATAAAGATTTAGAAGCAAATGAAAACAGGATCACGTCACAGGTGATCTCTGGAAATAGTAAGAGACAACAGTAAGAATGGAGTCCGCACAACTTGTAAATCGTCATCTTTTTATTAAGTCAAAGGATCAGCAATTCTTTATCTTTAATGCCTACTAGGTTGCACCAACCTGCAGTCAGAGAAGCTCTTAAGTGAACCATGCAAAGCCATTCCACTCCAGCTGCGAGACCTTTCTGATTTTATGGCAGTGACCAACCAGCTCACCTTTGAAGCCGTGGTCAATGAACTCCGTGCTTTTTATAATGTTAAAATCTCCATTCTTGTCCTGTGGACACTTGTAGTTGCACACTGTTAAAGCAGCAAGCTTTTAGCCTGACCACCTCAGGGATGTTTCCGTATTGCCACTACATAGATGAACGGAGATGGATGTATTTCAGGCAGAGAACACTCCCTTCCCTAATCTGTGAGAACTGATCATTAAGATAACAGTTAATGTACAATTAATGCAAATGGCAACTGGCCTGTGAACTGTACAGATCTCAAAACAAAGTCTTATTGATGCTGCAAATGTGAAAACATTTGTATATCGTATTACATTAGAACTTAAAACTGACATAGTCCTGAGAATATTTATTTACCCTCTGACTTCATATCCATTCAAAACCCATTGTGTACCAGGAATTCATTGGTGTGGTAGAGAGATCTCTTAATTTTCCTACATTCCTGGCTTTTATGAAATATTCAGAAAAGTTCTTGCTTTAATCGTTGTAATGTTATCCGTTTGAGAACTCACCTTCGACTCCATACATCATCTGAAATAGCCACCAATCTGATTAAGCACTGTGCTTTCTTGTTGAATTCCTTATGGCTTTATGATACTGACTGAAAATAACTGGTGGCTACATACTCACTGTCCATTTAGGATGTATCAAATATTTCAAAACTGGCACTCCTGTGCAGTTTTTCATACatgtttaatatatattttgtgtttaaCCATGTTGTTCAGCAGTCAAGTGTAAAATACATCATatgtcaataaaaaactaaacccCACCCcgcttaaaaaataaacatttatggTTAAGACTTGAATGTTGAAACAACTAACAGTAGCACAGTGGcagacaaaatgcaaaatgatcAACAACAACAGATTATACAAGAATACAGTTAGTACACTGGTAGAACATAGCAGTACACAATTTATCAATACTGAACACAGAAAAGTGAGTCTtaatacatatgtatatactgtatgtatagatatatataggaAGGCAGATTTGCTTTGGAGAGAACAAAACCAATCTTCTCTATGTTAGGACCTTCGCAATGTACTTAGTTTTTCTCTGTACAGAACTGTAACTTGTATTTTGAGTGAAAACTTAGAGGAGAAGACCATGGCAGATTCATTTTGATTTACACTGGGGTAATGGGGGGCAAACACATTCTATTCCTTGATGGTTTGGCAGTTCAATGTGTGCTATAAAACAGCTgtaatatatgtgtatatgtgtattttagtttttagcCACTTCAGATTCTGTGATGTGGCATTTTGTAGCTTCTCATGCTGCCTTGAGTGGCCAGGGCTTGAAAGACTGATCCCATGGTGAGAAAGCAGGGAACAGCACGTATATTTCAATTCTCGAGGGCAACATTTAGGGGCTGGATCCCTAAAAATGGGATAGATTCTTCGCCGATTGCAGCCAGTCAACAGTAGCGCTAAATGTGGCTTTATTTGAATGCGTCTTGTGGTGTTTTTGCTATTTTTCCACCTGGTATTCCTATGGGTGAGAGAGTGGAATGATTCACACACCACCTCTCTGATAAGTGTGACTTCCTTTTTCACCCACACACAGAAGATGTTGCGTTGCACACTGCAACTGTGAATATAACATCAAACTATTGCGCTCAGAAATATCAGTATAtatcttcacatttgagaactATATTGATATTTAATTGCAAGATGTATGTGATTCTACATACCAATCTGTTCTAATATGTACTGTGGTGTTGAAGTGGAAAACTAAAAAGCATTCAGCAATAAATTtgaacattatttttttccaagttcttatattatattttccAATCACGGTGGGAGAGCAAATGTTCAATGAAAGCTCCAGGcattaaatatacagtacatacactcATAAACAAATTAGAGACTACTTATTCATTGCTTGGTAGAATGATTGCTTTTAAGTCAGGCCAGCCTCGTAATGACAGAGGTAAAGCAAATACATCTGGGCTGAATTGAGGCATTGTACAGGGAGCCAAAGAGAATGGCTTTGTGTTGCTGTGACTCATGATAACACACCTATCCCCTTCTGctcagagagacaaagacatggAGAACAGAGGGAAGCTGCATCCCATCAAAAGATGCAATTAGCATTTACGCAGGGCTAGCCTTTTTGCATTATGACCCAAACACCGCACAGTTTAATGCCTGTTTTAAACCTTGTTAATTAAATATGCACAGCATATGAGGTGTCTTGCACGGGAAATTCACAATAGATTAAATTGTAATTGAAATCTATAATATAATTGCATCTTCAGAAGATCACAATGTGTTACATTAGGTTTCCTGTCAGTAGCTACAAAGTATAAAACCAGCTCTCTACTGTCAAAGCCTCATCAGCATTACTCATAGTCGTTTGGAAGAACCCTGTAGCTTTTATTAGGTGGCACACTAATgtttatactgtaaatgtgcAAGAACTAAGAGGCAAATTTTTTGATATACAATTCATATATAAGCAATGTTCTGCCTCGAGCTGGTTAACTATTTTATACCATACCTCTTTGTAAATTGATTCCTATAGCTTTCTCCTGTATCGCTACACATATGACTCTGAATACAAAAAGAGATTGGTCTGATGAACTATATGAGTGTAACTAAGTATCAGCCATAAAGTAGGATGGAAATGACCTGCGATGGCCTCTTAATATAATGTTTGTGCTACTGCTTTCTCAATGACTAAATGAGAATCTGATGAATGCACATTTTCTTTATCCCACTTAAAGATCAGTACAGATCAGCCTGAGACCTCGTATAATGTGGGTTTATGGCATGCTGTTTCTCTATAGTGTGTCAAGGTTAACAACAGATGAATTCATAGCCTTGTGATGGCGGCCGTCTCTGTCCCTGTGTTGATAGAGGATGGGTAAATGTATCTATGATCTAATGTTGTAGTTAAGATGCAATCTATTCTAGTCCTTgtaataaatataattatggGTCAAATCGAATTTAAACCTATGCATTGTATCATATGCTATTTCCCACACTTTAGCAGTTAATGGATCACATCCTGAGTGCTGATATCAACAATATATCATCTACGTTTTGCTCTCATAAGACTTGAGTAGTTTCCACTGTTCATGTACGCTGCCGTTCCTTCACAGTATGAATATTAAGTGCTACAGATTAAAATGCTGGAAAAGTCCTGCTTATTGTCCTTGTCAGCAACAAGACAAGTTTGTTTTTGTACTCTCTTTGAGATTATTGTTTCCACTTGCCAGCAACTACAGATGAACATCCCTCCTCTGTTTCCTCCCAAAAGGTCACAATCACAGTTTGCCTTAAGTAAAACGATGGCTCACGTACCATTTACATCCTGTTGTGTGCCATCCATCCTCTTTGCCGGTCTCATCTCAGACCACCATGGGAGTGTCTGAAAAGACGGAGCTGATGGATTCTGCTACTgacttctttctctttcccttcaTAAGAGAACCAGCCTCTGCATCCAGATCACCATCATCCTCCTCCCCATTGGGGTTCAGCTTGCCGTTCTGGCCCTGCAATTCCTTGGAGTCTATAAACGCCACGTGCCTGTTCAGCTCGGCCTTGAGCGCTGGGTCATCGTGGGTCGGTGTCACGCTGAGCATGGACGAGTGGATGCTGTCCTCACCCCGAGCCTTACCTTTATTGGGGCAGCAGAAGCAGCGACATGGTGTCAGGTAAAGATACATGAGCACCAGCACCACACTGGCCAGACAGCCCACCAAGGTGGTGTACGCTGTGTTCAGGGTCTCTCCGCCCCCGTTCATGGTGAAGTTGTGAACCTTCAGCACCACATAGATCGTCTCATTGAAGACCTCGCTCATTGCAAAGCAAGTGTAGGTCCCAGAGTCATCATTTCTGATCGAACTAATCTGCAAACTCCCATCTGGCAAAACTTTTGCTGTCTGGTTGCTTCCAGGTGTCACCACCACATTCCCAGGCATCATCCAGGTCTTTAACATGTTCCTGTGTTTGGTGTCACAGCTAAGAATCAGCCTCTGCTCCAGAAAAGcctcttcatctgcctccttgAATGTGCTGCAGTTCATATGATCATCGCTGAGATCAAAAACACCTACTTGGGTTTTTTGCGGGCCAGGCAGAATACACGTGTAGTCGCCTTTGAAGTCCACAGCGGAGTTCAGCTTTCGAATGTACCAATGGGCGAGGAGAGTGTAGAGATCACAGTGACACAGCAGAGGGTTATTGTGGAAGTAGAGACCATTTTTAATCCAGGCAGGCAGCACCTGGAGCTCATCAATAGGTAATATCTTGATCTTGTTGGAGGACACATCCAGGAGACTAAGCTTCTCCAGACGGGACTTTTCCTTGACCAGCTCCAATGGGAAACGGGAAATTTGGTTCTGGCTAAGGTAGAGCTTCTGAAGACTGATCATGCCGATAAAGGCTGAGCGATCAATCTGGGAAATTTGGTTATTGTACAGCAAGAGAACCTCCAGGTTGACCAAGGGCTCAAAGATGAACTCGTCCAGCAGTCGCAAGTTGTTGGAGGACAGGTCTAAGTAGCGCAGGTGCTTCACATATAGGAATGCCTCTGAAGACAGGAATTGGAGACCATTATGGCTGAGGAGGAGGTTATGGAGCTTCAGGAGCTTGACTGGGGTCCACTCAGCTCGCAGCCGCACTATCTCATTGTAGCTGAGATCCAGCACAGCAGTGTAGA
This window contains:
- the amigo1 gene encoding amphoterin-induced protein 1, which codes for MLHSSTRTGDSLLETLPHWSKHPRWVLSLTLCMALLWLPGAAASTLNCHKTCICASNIVSCSKMNLTTIPSGLPLYTAVLDLSYNEIVRLRAEWTPVKLLKLHNLLLSHNGLQFLSSEAFLYVKHLRYLDLSSNNLRLLDEFIFEPLVNLEVLLLYNNQISQIDRSAFIGMISLQKLYLSQNQISRFPLELVKEKSRLEKLSLLDVSSNKIKILPIDELQVLPAWIKNGLYFHNNPLLCHCDLYTLLAHWYIRKLNSAVDFKGDYTCILPGPQKTQVGVFDLSDDHMNCSTFKEADEEAFLEQRLILSCDTKHRNMLKTWMMPGNVVVTPGSNQTAKVLPDGSLQISSIRNDDSGTYTCFAMSEVFNETIYVVLKVHNFTMNGGGETLNTAYTTLVGCLASVVLVLMYLYLTPCRCFCCPNKGKARGEDSIHSSMLSVTPTHDDPALKAELNRHVAFIDSKELQGQNGKLNPNGEEDDGDLDAEAGSLMKGKRKKSVAESISSVFSDTPMVV